The following is a genomic window from bacterium.
GTGTATAATGGAACCACACAGGCCGGTCAGATGGTGTTTGAAGTGCGCAGAGATGGAAATGTTTTAGCCCTTTCTTCAAAAGTAGACGATCCGCAAACCTGGATCGACGGGGGCAACGGAATTCTTGACATGGACGCCGATAGAAATCTGATCAACGGCGATTCGATCTTTGATGACCGATTCTTCAGCACATCCTATACCGTCACTTCGGCGAGCGCTCAATTTTTCAACACATCTATAATCGGTTCCCCCACAGAGATGGAACTGGTTGGAGTTTGTGAAGGAATATTTATAAAAGCGTATGGGCCTCCTTCGGAAGTATTAGCTTGGAGTTATACGAGTAGCACGGGAACGGGTTCGCGATGGATGACCGGCGTTAATCTCGGATTCGAACAATTTTCCGGCGGGTTGACCGTCGCTCCAAGTCCATCCGATACGATATTGAACGTCGATATTGTATTCAGTAATAACCCGAGCGGTTGGTCTACGGTGTACGGACATACGGGCGCTTTGGGTATTGTCAATGAGACCTTCCTTGCACCCTTCAAAGCCTACGAAGTGGACCCCAGAGATGGCGACGCAACGCCGCGTGAAGTGAATGTGGTTGTACGTGATGCAAATGATCTGAACGGCTGGTATCTCGATAATACGTTAGGCGGTGACGGCACCGGCCCTCAAACGCGCGTTTACACCACTATCACAAACAGGCCTTACGATAGCGGAACTCAGGACGCCGTGATCTGGGGACACAACCTTATTGAAATTCCGGCCATGTTCTTGTTTGACATGGCACCGATGTTTTATGATGGGTACACCTGGAACGAATTAGCAAAGCATGCCACACTTCCCGGAAGCGACGGAGGATCAACCATCACATTAGCTGAGCAGGACACGATCTACCGTAATATACCCGATGACGGTACGTTCCATATTCTTGCCAATCATGTCATCACAACCAACGACGTCTTCACCTACTCCACCACAGCTCGCACTGCGGCATCAAAGTCCGATGTTAAACGTGCACTGAAAGATATCAAAGTCGTACCCAATCCGTTTTACAAATATTCATCATTCGAAACGTCGTTCGATAAACTGATCAAGTTCACCAATCTCCCGTCATCGTGCACGATCAAGATATTCACCGTTGCGGGTGATCTGGTTCGCACATTGAATCATAATTCAGCTTCGGACAATGACCGTGTGAATAACCGCCCGTATGATGAAAGTTATTCACCCTCAAGCGATGCAACCTCGATCGAACGATGGGATTTGAAAACCGCTAACGGGCGTTACGTTGCCAGCGGCATGTATATCGCGCTCGTGGAATCTTCGGTAGGAAAGAAGTTGGTTAAGTTTGCGGTGATACAATGAAGACAACTAACCGCAAAGAGCGCAGAGAACGCAAAGAAACCTTTGCGCGCTTTGCGTCCTTTGCGGTTAAAATATATGCAGATGAGATATGAAAAAAGTTATAATCACAATTTTAATCCTCTTAACATGGATCAGCCTTTTCTCGACTGGTTTCTCCCGCACAGACGGAAAGAATAAGATCTCTCTGCGAAAACCTGACATTATCGATCTCGTCTTCGTCAACTACAACAACTGGTCGTACGTCATGCGCAATAACGGCAGTTATATGAATGACGGACTTGACAACAACCGTGGCGGCGGAGAATTTCCAAGAGGCAGCGGGAAAACCATTGTCCGTGCAGGAGGATTCTACATTGGAACCATCAAGAACGGCATTCCGGTTGTAAGCGAGGTCGAATACAACTCTGAATTTCAGCCCGGAAGAATTACCAATTCCCACGTTTCATTCGATCAGCTAACTGCGGAAGACCCGTCATTGCCGTCCCAAAAGGTTTATCTGATCGATCGTGAACACCGTACAGACTGGCCAGAGGACGCATTACACGATGCATTCGGTCGTCCGGCTCTGATTGCCGATGCGCAGACCTGGGCGGTGTTCAATGATCTTGACACCTCTCTCAATCAAGAATCTCTGAAGGAAAGCCTCGATCCCGGATTGGGAATACAGGTCACTTTGGAATCGTATGCTTTCAATGGCCCCAAGATCGGCGATGTTGTATTCATGCGGTATATTCTCACCAACAAAACCAATTCAGACTACACACAATCCTATTTTGGAGTATGGAGCGATCCGGATGTAGGGAATGACATCAAAAACGACCTTGTCGGAACGGACACAACTCGCGGTATGGAATATGTGTATAATAATACTAACGAAGGACCCGGTAATGATTTTTCTGTTGGATTTGATATTCTGCAGGGGCCTGTTGTCTATACCGCAGAGATACCTCCCCGAGACGCTTTAAGGTATCAAAACAACAAGAAAATTATCAGATATAACCCTAAAAAGAATACTTTTGTCAGTGAAGCTATTGCAGATGATCACATTGCCTTGGGGGCGGTATCTTCAGTGGCACATCTGTTTGGTTCAATTCCGACCAATGATGTCGGACGATATAATCTTATGCGTGGTGCTGATCAAACCATTGGAATCATGAAATGGGGTCCATGCGGGTTTGAGGATTATTTCATGTTTCGCGGTAACCCTCTCACAGAACAAGGATCGTGTGATGTTGCTGGTGATAACAATCCAATCATTATTGATTTTTATGGATGGAGAACTGATGCTCGAACCTTGCTGAATACCGGCCCTTTCACTATTAAAGCCGGTGAGTCGCAGGAAATATGGGTTGGCGTGATCGGAGCTAAGGGAGTTGATCGTTTGGATGCCGTGGGTAATCTTTGGGAAACCGATGATCTCGCCCAGTCGTTCTTCGATGCGGGATTTCCCGCTCCTTCGCCTCCGGAAGTCCCGAACCTCACGGTCACCCCGCTCGACGGAAAGACCGTTCTCACCTGGCAGAATAATGCGGAAGTATCGGAAGACCTGGCGGGTGAATTATTAGGTATTCGTGTCGACAGCGGATTTTCTGCTGATTATGTAAAATCGGATTTCCAGGGCTACCGTGTGTATCGAAGTTTGACCGGGTTACAAGACAGTTACGAACTCCTCGCTCAATACGACAAGATCGATTCTCTGGGAACCATCTCCTATCGGTTCCTGAATGCCAATAATAATATCGAGATCTCAGACATAAACTTAGGTTCCAATACCGGCCTAAGCTACTCATACACCGATTCCAATCTGACGAACGGACAGAATTACTTTTACTCTGTTACTGCGTACGACGCCCAGCCCTATATCGCCGGGCCCGACAGCATACTCTTCGACGGAAAATATATTCTGAAACCTGACGGGCTTCCAGTTTCATTGGAGTCCTCTGTTTTATCCAATGCGGTTTCCTTAGTACCTCTTAAATCCATCGCATCATCCGTGAAGAACATCAAAGTCGTCCCCAACCCCTTTTACAAGTATTCGTCGTTCGAAACGTCATTGGATAAGCTGATCAAGTTCACCAATCTCCCGTCATCGTGCACGATCAAGATATTCACCGTTGCGGGTGATCTGGTTCGCACATTGAATCATAATTCAGCTTCGGACAATGACCGTGTGAATAACCGCCCGTATGATGAAAGTTATTCACCCTCAAGCGATGCGACCTCCATCGAACGATGGGACTTGAAAACGGCCAACGGCCGCTACGTCGCCAGCGGCATGTATATCGCGCTCGTGGAATCGGCGGAAGGAAAACGGTTAATAAAATTTGCGATCATACAATAAACTAATCGGTGCGTCATGAAAAACACTACCTACATTATTTTTTCTATAATGATTTTTGCTGCGTGCGACTCCAAAGAAAAAGAGCTACCCGTAAAATGGAATGCGTATACATTGAATAATTCTGCACTGATCAATAATTACGTCCTATGCGTTACGGTTGATTCTGATGATCACGTTTGGACTGGAAATTTTTACGGTGATGTGACGGAATTTGACGGCAAACTGTGGACCCATCACACCACAACTAATCCTGCACCTTTTAACAGAACCGTCTATACCATTGCCGTTGACCACTTCAATACAATCTGGGCGGCAACCGATTCGGGATTGTTTCATTTTGAAAATGGATCTCTTCCTTCTATTTATTCCGGGTCACGCATACAAGATATTGCCGTTGCTTCGGATAACAGCATATGGACATGTACTCCCTATGTTAATAAGCTTGATCCCGAATACAATTGGACACCTTTTAATCTTTACGGCGACCACATTGCCATTGCACGTAACTCCTACGTGTGGCTGTGCAGCTATGGTCAGATTGTAGAGTTACGCGGACAGAATTCTGTGATCTATCGAATAGCAGACTTTGGCGTCCCCAATCAATATCTGCTGGACATAGCCGTCGATGATAATAACGTCGTTTGGATTGGAACGAACAAGTCCGGCTTAGTTCGATTCAACGGCACCGGCTGGGCCGTTTATGATACCGCAAATTCAGGACTCCCAAGCAACCAGATCCAGACGATCGCTTTTGATAAGGAAGATCATATGTGGATCGGCACCGATCTGGGCGTTGCATACTATGACAACACTCAATGGGTTGTTTACAATACAGAGAATTCAGGGCTTTCATCCAATAATATTACCGGTATCGCATTTGATAAAAAGAATAACGTCTGGATCGCCACTTTCGGCGGCGGTTTAAACGTATTCAATCCAAACGGTCTCTGACAGGATGACTTAAGATGCGGCTCAATACAATAAAGTTCGTATCTTTGCTTCTTATGCTGACTCTAGCCTGCGTCGCTGGATTTGGTATCGCACGAAGCGGAGAAAAAGGAAAGAATAAGATCTCTCTGCGAAAACCTGACATTATCGATCTCGTCTTCGTCAACTACAACAACTGGTCGTACGTCATGCGCAATAACGGCAGTTATATGAATGACGGACTTGACAACAACCGTGGCGGCGGAGAATTTCCAAGAGGCAGCGGAGGAACTCTCATCCATGCAGGTGGATTTTATATTGGAACCATCAAGAACGGCATTCCGGTTGTAAGCGAGGTCGAATACAACTCTGAATTTCAGCCGGGAAGAATTACCAATTCCCATGTTTCATTCGATCAGCTAACTGCGGAAGACCCGTCATTGCCGTCCCAAAAGGTTTATCTGATCGATCGTGAACACCATACAGACTGGCCAGAGGACGCATTACACGATGCCTTCGGTCGTCCGGCTCTGATTGCCGATGCGCAGACCTGGGCGGTGTTCAATGATCTTGACACCTCTCTCAATCAAGAATCTCTGCAGGAAAGCCCCGATCCCGGATTGGGAATACAGGTCACTTTGGAATCGTATGCTTTCAATGGCCCCAAGATCGGCGATACGGTATATCTTCGATTCATTTTTGAAAACAAGACCAATTCCGATTATCCGCAAACATATTTCGGTGCGTGGTCAGATGCTGATGTAGGTTACTCCGACAATGATATCATCGGAACAGATACGACGCGCAACATGGAATATGTTTATAATTTGTACGGTGAGTATCTGTATAGATTTGAAGGTAAGCGTCTTATCGAAACACCCAACGATAAGGCTGTCGGATTTGATATTATGCAAGGTCCTATTGTTGAAGCAGCAGAGATTCCAACTCGTGATTTTCTTCGTAATCAGAACAACAAAACGATTCGCATTTACGACCCCGAACAAAATCGGTTCGCCGCAGAATTGCTTACGGGCGATCGGATAGCCTTAGGCGCCGTGACAACAACGGCGTTCACAGAGCAGTATGGATACTCGCCCACGTTTGACTATATGGACCCGACTGATGACAGAGAACGCTACGATTTAATTCGCGGCGTTCATACGCCGACCGGCACTCTGAAATCCGGTTGCGGTCTCGAGGATTATTTTGTGTTTCGTGGCAGACCATTCAACTTAGGAGATTGTGTCCAAATTCCAGATGGACCCCCAATTCCAGGCGAAGGTTCAGCGAACTGGCGTATCCTGATCGGCACCGGCCCTTTTACGATCAAAGCAGGATGTTCACAGGAAATATGGGTTGGCATTATTGGCGCTGTGGGACCCAGCCGCCTCAATGCCGTGGCCAATCTCTTTGCCACCGATGATATTGCTCAGGCTTTTTTTGACGCAGGCTTCCCCGCTCCGGCGCCTCCGGAAATTCCGAATCTTTCGGTTACTGCTTTAGATGGACGCGTCACACTCACCTGGCAGAATAATGCGGAAGTATCGGATGACCTTGCAGGTGAGTTACTCGGTATCACCGTTGCCAATGGATATAACGCGGATTATGTCAAACGTGATTTTCAAGGGTATCGTGTGTATCGAAGCCTCACCGGGTTGGAAGGAAGTTTTTCTTTACTTGCCCAATATGATAAAGTCGATTCGCTCGGCATCATTACCAACCGCTTCATCAATACGAATAATCATTTGGATATCGAGGATGTTAACTTAGGTTCCAATTCAGGCCTTGTCTATCATTATGTCGATTCCAATCTGACCAACGGACAGAATTATTTTTATTCCGTCACAGCCTACGACGCACAGCCCTATATCGCCGGGCCGGACAGTATGCTTTTTGATGGAATATATATTCCCAAGCCCGCAGGCTTACCTGTGTCATTGGAATCGTCCATTTTAGCCAATGCCGTCTCCGTCGTGCCTTTCAAGACGGTTGCTTCTACTGTGAAGAACATCAAAGTTGTGCCCAACCCCTTTTACAAGTATTCGTCGTACGAAACGTCGCTCGATAAACTGATCAAGTTCACCAATCTCCCATCATCCTGCACGATCAAGATATTTACCGTTGCGGGTGATCTGGTTCGCACATTGAATCATAATTCTTCGTCGAATAACGATCGTGTGAATAACCGTCCGTATGATGAGACTTACTCGCCCGCAGACGACGCGACTTCCATCGAACGGTGGGACTTAAAAACGTCAAACGGGCGGTACGTTGCCAGCGGCATGTACATCGCACTCGTGGAATCGGCGGAAGGAAAACGGTTAGTTAAATTTGCGATCATACAATGAAAACTATTAACCGCCTGCCTGCGCGAAGCGCTTCGGCGAAGGCAGGCAAAGGACGCAGAGTATTCACTGAACTACTTGCCATGATCTTTGCGTCCTCTGCAGTAAAAAAAATAAAAGATTTATTGTAAGTTTTTTGGCCTGCCTCGCACTTATATAAACAGGGAAATACAAGAAACAAAATTGGGGTTTCCAACCAAAAGCCTGTAAAAAGGCCTAAAATCGAACTTTTGTTCGAAGAGCAATCAAAGCTCAAAAAATCGCCGCCGCTTCTCTTTTTACTTTTGGGAAGGGGTAACAAGAGATGAGGAGAATTCCTCCCGCGTCCGCGGGGGGAATTCGGCGGTGATTTTAGTCCACGTTGGACACTTCTGCTAAAAATTCTCATCTAAAATCCTTGACTTTACATGTGAACTGTGCTAAGTTTTTCCCACACGTCAGTGTCGCCATTACACCTCATTTCGGCAACTTTAATCTGAATGCAATTGACTTTTTTTGACAAAAAAAGGTTATCTATCCGATGAAGCTTCAAATACCCTTTCTGATCATAATTTTTCTTGTTTTTTCCTGCGCATCATCCAAAGAAGCACAGGAAAAATACAAGTCTCTGGCTATCGAAAAATATAAGGAAAACGTGGATTACGTTTATAACGAAAGCAAGTCTTTCGTCCTGTGCGTCAATGCATCTAAACCGACGGCGCTCAAACCGCTGCACAGGGTCCGTTTTTTTGTCTATGACATAAAAAACGATGCGATTGTCATGGAGGAGACTGTGGTCGATGGAAGTGTTCGCTGGATCAATGACCATGCAATTGAAGTAAGCTATACGCTTGGTCTAGATTCCAAAGATCCTGCCGTGCCGCACTTCGGAACATATAAATTCGACGTAATTACAAAACAAAGAATATCAGATAAAGTAGAAAACTAATAATTTAGAAAGGGTAAGTCCCATGAATCAAAAATCATTACTGATTAGGATCTTTCTTCTTGCCGGCCTCGCGGTCACGTTATACATCATTGCCACCACGGATGTGGTTCGTAAGAAATATTCTACGGATACGGCGATCGATGCTAAAGGCGAAAAAGAGGGCTCGCGGAAAGAAGGGAAAAAATCGGATCGGCCGGACGCATACGCCGAATTTCAAAAACAGATTCGTACTCCGGTCGGATCGGACAAGTCGTCCTATGAATTAAATTACAAAATGATAGAACTCAAGAAAGCGGGCATTATTGATTATCCGCTTTTGTCGAAATCGTCGAAACGGCTGAGTAAAGCCGGCGCCCTAAACTGGGTAGAACGAGGCCCGGCCAATGTCGGCGGACGTACCCGCGGGCTCATCGTGGACCCGGCCGACGTCACAAACAGTACATGGTGGGCGGGTTCTGTCGGCGGCGGTATATGGAAAACAACCAACAAAGGAACATCCTGGGTGAATAAAACCCCTGATATCCCAAATCTGGCTACGACCGTGCTTACTATGGCAGCGTCTAATTCCGACATTATATATGCAGGGACCGGTGAGGGTTTCTTCAATGGCGACGCGATCGACGGCGACGGCATTCTGAAATCGACCGATCACGGCGAAACATGGACGCAGCTGGTCTCCACCGCCGGCGTGGCCAATTTTCAAAACATCAATCGTATCATCGTCAGTCCAAGCGATCCGAACATCGTTTTAGCCTCTACGAATAACGGTATTTACAAATCGACCAACGGCGGCACGTCGTGGACTACAGTCTACGGCCCCGCCGGCCGGGTTCAGCATATTATTGCCGACCCGGCGGATTTTGATAAACAATGGGCCACGATTAATGCAACCGGCGTCATTCGATCAACCAATGCCGGTGATTCTTGGACAAGTTCGAGCGGAATTACCGGCGCAGGCCGAATGGAAATCGCTATTGCGCCTACTGATCCGACGCGTTTGTATATCTCAGCCGAAGTTGGAGACAGTTCATTCTTATATGTCTCAGATGATGCGGGAGTGAACTGGGAAAAAGTACTGCCAAAGAATTATCAACATTGGCTTGGCAGTTCGGCCGGAACCCAAGGATGGTATGACAACACCATTGCCGTACATCCATACGGAAAGGATACGGTTTTTGTTGGAGGGGTCAATATAAGCAAGTGTATCATGTTAACGGGCTCCTCGCAAAGCGTTGGACTATTAGGTATTGATACTATAGGAACGGGCGGTTTCTTGGCTTTTACCAATTTCGGGCTAAGTTATATGGGCGGCGGTGTTGAAATAGGGATTAACGAAGGATTTGGAACTGCCACTGCATCCAATTTAAATGTCAACGAATTTGTTTCTGTCCAGTTACGTTTTGGTCCGGGCAAGACTCAGAAAGCACACCAAGACACGACCGAATCACAAGGCGCAGGCCAGATTGCCTCACAATACCATTTCAAGAATTATGTAGACATTCCATTTGAAGTATGGGATATTACAAATACTCAACAGTTAATGGTCTCATTTCGGGATGAAAACCGAAACGGCCAGTTTGATCTTTCGCCTTCCCCCGCGGACGGAACTTATAGAGAGTATCTGTTTATTCACGCTGTACCTTACAGCTCTACAACTCCTAATGCCTTCATTTCCGGTCTTTCCGGCTGCAAGTACAAAACAATATATGAGATCGGTCCAAGTTTGCCTGATGGAGCTACTTGGAATCCCGGCTCCTTGCCGACAGCGACTATGACCTTTAATTGGGGAAGTATCGTGTTGCGTAATGATTCACTGGTTTCAGTAAGTGATCCGTATGGCGCGTATGGCGGCGCAAATGACAACGTTCATCCGGATCATCACAATCTGGTGATTATTCCTATAGACCAGGGAACCAATTCTTTTGCGATACTCAATGCCAACGACGGGGGCCTGGCTTACTCGTCCAATGGCGGCAAGACCTGGGGTATCGATCAGAATTCGATCTTCGGCTATAACACGACTCAATTCTATGGCGTCGACAAGAAACCGGGCGGCGATCAGTACATGGGAGGCACTCAGGATAACGGATCGTGGTTATCTCCGATCAACCCAACGTTCACTTCCAACTGGAGTTTCAAGATCGGCGGAGATGGGTTTGACGCGGCTTGGCACTATACCAATTCTAATCTCGTACTTGGAAGTTTGTATGATAATCGCATTTATAAATCATCGAATGGCGGCGCGAGTTTCGTCCAATCCACGACGGGTTTACTGGATGTGAACGGAACAAACAGCCCATTCATTACTCAGATCGGCCGCTCCAAGATGGAACCCGATATTGTCTTCACGACCGGGGGCAGCGGCGTGTGGCGCTCTACCAATTTCGGGTCCAGTTGGGCGCTGTCATCGGGTATCAGCACGGCAAAATGGGGATGGATTCCAAACGGCGCAACGTTTGTGGAAATCTCGGTCATAAATCCTCAAGTTGTCTGGGCGGGAAAGACGATGAGCAGTACTGCAAAAGTTTTTGTCTCTATAGACGGCGGAGTTACTTTTACAGAAACCGCCAGTTATCCGACCGCCTCGTGGCGACTGAGCGGGATGGCCACTCATGCAACCGACGATAATACCGCGTATGCATTATTCTCTGTTTCGAAACAGCCGAAAATTCTGCGCACGACCAATCGCGGCCAAAGCTGGCAGGATATTACCGGATTCAATGGAAGCAGTACCACGAGTACGAATGGTTTCCCTGATGTCGCCACGTATTGCTTGCTTGTCATG
Proteins encoded in this region:
- a CDS encoding T9SS type A sorting domain-containing protein; translated protein: MNQKSLLIRIFLLAGLAVTLYIIATTDVVRKKYSTDTAIDAKGEKEGSRKEGKKSDRPDAYAEFQKQIRTPVGSDKSSYELNYKMIELKKAGIIDYPLLSKSSKRLSKAGALNWVERGPANVGGRTRGLIVDPADVTNSTWWAGSVGGGIWKTTNKGTSWVNKTPDIPNLATTVLTMAASNSDIIYAGTGEGFFNGDAIDGDGILKSTDHGETWTQLVSTAGVANFQNINRIIVSPSDPNIVLASTNNGIYKSTNGGTSWTTVYGPAGRVQHIIADPADFDKQWATINATGVIRSTNAGDSWTSSSGITGAGRMEIAIAPTDPTRLYISAEVGDSSFLYVSDDAGVNWEKVLPKNYQHWLGSSAGTQGWYDNTIAVHPYGKDTVFVGGVNISKCIMLTGSSQSVGLLGIDTIGTGGFLAFTNFGLSYMGGGVEIGINEGFGTATASNLNVNEFVSVQLRFGPGKTQKAHQDTTESQGAGQIASQYHFKNYVDIPFEVWDITNTQQLMVSFRDENRNGQFDLSPSPADGTYREYLFIHAVPYSSTTPNAFISGLSGCKYKTIYEIGPSLPDGATWNPGSLPTATMTFNWGSIVLRNDSLVSVSDPYGAYGGANDNVHPDHHNLVIIPIDQGTNSFAILNANDGGLAYSSNGGKTWGIDQNSIFGYNTTQFYGVDKKPGGDQYMGGTQDNGSWLSPINPTFTSNWSFKIGGDGFDAAWHYTNSNLVLGSLYDNRIYKSSNGGASFVQSTTGLLDVNGTNSPFITQIGRSKMEPDIVFTTGGSGVWRSTNFGSSWALSSGISTAKWGWIPNGATFVEISVINPQVVWAGKTMSSTAKVFVSIDGGVTFTETASYPTASWRLSGMATHATDDNTAYALFSVSKQPKILRTTNRGQSWQDITGFNGSSTTSTNGFPDVATYCLLVMPHNPNEIWAGTEIGLFISTDNGATWNYANNGLPALAIWEMWIVDQQVVLASHGRGIWSVDIPAIPFPLTITPVLNGLQQNGNTVPISLTYRSLYDSTVVRVDSAAYQTLAANGATGNDVVNYTVTQTKKITIEVWSYKNGVIYKSNIRSLNVALADVTPPVLTLGALASPVVNVVRFAVSGNENLSTASLAVNSSSVTLTKQSNIFFGTYALSSAGSLNVVANGSDLNSNAGTAINRTYNVSPLSKATTFANYKVSGSGDGYLLMNLAPAETTPPNWMMIGESVEMLVTGSNNGVNVEANYTGALEALKSRYADFEDAKIGLYEYADGSWKHTGGEGVNGKVAALFKGSRVAVFYNPDYVYVPKEFTLSQNYPNPFNPSTTIRYEVPSEGRVVLKVYNLLGQEVRTLANTTQGRGVYHVQWDGKDQMGRSVASGVYLYRLEAGNIVKSKKMLFIK